One window of Phragmitibacter flavus genomic DNA carries:
- a CDS encoding MFS transporter — MSVPPQRALGMTLLVAGTFFMQILDGTIIATALPLMAKSFGVEAVSMSIGMSVYMLTLAVFIPVSGWLSDRYGVRTIFCSAIAIFTLASMLCGLSESLAQFTGARILQGLGGAMMVPVGRLAVLRNTEKKDLVKVIALLTWPGLVAPILGPPLGGFIATTWSWHWIFLMNGPLGVLALGMSWWLLPREFERVEQRFDWWGFVWSALACGGLVMGIEMLSEGSDGRVLIAIWLVGMVAGVLAVRHARRTAEPLLDLWALRVKTFAISFWGGSLFRMAIGATPLLLPLMFQVGFGLDAFESGKLLLAVFVGNLAMKPATTWVLRRFGFRGAMVGNGILAAVSMVACGFLTPEMPRWGLLTVLFAGGLFRSMQFTSLNTLAFADVPKEKMSGANALYSTVLQLTFGMGVAMGSMWLRLGSWFYGEGSQAAVLGAFKLAFFGVGAVALLSALDCLRLARNAAAEVSGHVERMKDEG; from the coding sequence ATGTCTGTGCCTCCTCAACGTGCTCTGGGAATGACCTTGCTGGTTGCGGGCACGTTTTTCATGCAAATCCTGGATGGCACGATCATCGCGACGGCGTTGCCGTTGATGGCGAAATCGTTTGGGGTGGAGGCGGTTTCGATGAGCATCGGGATGAGTGTCTACATGTTGACGCTGGCGGTGTTCATTCCGGTGAGCGGGTGGTTGTCGGATCGGTATGGCGTGCGGACGATTTTCTGTTCGGCGATCGCGATTTTCACGCTGGCTTCGATGTTGTGCGGGTTGAGTGAAAGTCTGGCGCAGTTCACCGGGGCGCGGATTTTACAGGGATTGGGTGGGGCGATGATGGTGCCGGTGGGGCGGCTGGCGGTGTTGCGCAACACGGAAAAGAAGGACTTGGTAAAGGTGATTGCGTTGCTGACATGGCCAGGGTTGGTGGCGCCGATTTTGGGTCCGCCGTTGGGTGGGTTCATTGCAACGACGTGGTCGTGGCATTGGATTTTTTTGATGAATGGTCCATTGGGCGTGCTGGCATTGGGGATGTCGTGGTGGTTGTTGCCGAGGGAGTTTGAGCGGGTGGAGCAGCGCTTTGACTGGTGGGGTTTTGTGTGGAGTGCGCTGGCTTGTGGCGGGTTGGTGATGGGGATTGAGATGTTGAGCGAGGGCTCGGACGGGAGGGTGTTGATCGCGATCTGGCTGGTGGGAATGGTGGCCGGGGTGCTGGCGGTGCGGCATGCGCGCCGAACGGCGGAGCCGCTGCTGGATTTGTGGGCGCTGCGGGTGAAGACGTTTGCGATTTCGTTCTGGGGCGGGTCGCTGTTTCGGATGGCGATTGGGGCGACACCTTTGCTGCTGCCGTTGATGTTTCAGGTGGGGTTTGGACTGGATGCGTTTGAATCGGGCAAGCTGTTGCTGGCGGTGTTTGTGGGGAATCTGGCGATGAAGCCGGCAACGACGTGGGTGTTGCGGCGCTTTGGGTTTCGCGGGGCAATGGTGGGGAATGGCATCCTGGCGGCGGTCAGCATGGTGGCGTGTGGGTTTTTGACGCCGGAGATGCCGCGCTGGGGTTTGCTGACAGTGCTGTTTGCGGGCGGGCTGTTCCGCTCGATGCAATTCACCAGTTTGAACACCTTGGCGTTTGCGGATGTGCCGAAGGAGAAGATGAGCGGAGCAAACGCGCTTTACAGCACGGTGCTGCAACTGACGTTTGGAATGGGGGTGGCGATGGGGTCGATGTGGCTGCGATTGGGATCGTGGTTTTACGGGGAAGGATCGCAGGCGGCTGTGCTGGGGGCTTTTAAGCTGGCGTTTTTTGGCGTTGGGGCGGTGGCGCTATTGTCGGCGCTGGACTGTTTGAGGCTGGCAAGGAACGCGGCGGCTGAAGTCAGCGGGCACGTTGAAAGAATGAAGGATGAAGGATGA
- a CDS encoding EVE domain-containing protein, whose translation MKYWLLKSEPDVFSFDDLRKLGKKTEPWSGVRNYQVRNMMRDEMKEGDLGLFYHSSCPQPGVAGVLKIASEAKADPTQFDAKSEYYDKGSKKEEPRWLLVDVAWEKDFNEFVTLEALRGEPRLAEMLILRKGNRLSITAVTKKEFDIICKMGGKA comes from the coding sequence ATGAAATATTGGTTACTGAAGTCGGAGCCGGATGTGTTTTCGTTTGATGATTTGCGCAAGCTCGGGAAGAAGACCGAGCCGTGGAGTGGAGTTCGCAATTACCAAGTGAGGAACATGATGCGCGATGAGATGAAGGAGGGGGATCTGGGTTTGTTTTACCATTCCAGTTGTCCGCAACCGGGGGTGGCGGGAGTGTTAAAGATCGCGAGTGAGGCGAAGGCGGATCCGACGCAGTTTGATGCAAAGTCGGAGTATTATGACAAGGGCAGCAAGAAGGAGGAACCGCGATGGTTGCTGGTGGATGTGGCTTGGGAGAAGGATTTTAATGAGTTCGTGACGCTGGAGGCGTTGCGTGGGGAGCCGAGGCTGGCGGAGATGCTGATTTTGCGGAAGGGCAATCGGTTGAGCATCACGGCGGTGACGAAAAAGGAGTTTGATATCATCTGCAAGATGGGTGGCAAGGCATGA
- the glmM gene encoding phosphoglucosamine mutase, whose protein sequence is MVAVESVAHPRYGRSFMAAKKRKYFGTDGVRGVANQVPMTPEFVLRLGQAAAQVLVTKTRGEGRSRPRCVIGKDTRCSGGMLEAALTAGLNSAGVDVVLCGVLPTPGVAYLVTQEKADFGAVISASHNPFYDNGVKFVGGDGYKLTDEQELAIEAAMEVELTDRVRNGEVGGVSVLADAQERYIQLAIGSMQGRRLDGLRIALDNANGAASVTSTEALRRLGAEVQVFHSSPDGVNINENCGCTHGEIIEGIVKSTGVQVGVSHDGDADRVLLCDETGSRLSGDELIAVAAASMLRKGTLNQNTVVATVMSNYGLDELINGLGGRVIRTGVGDRYVIAAMRAQDLNFGAEESGHIVFRDHVTTGDGLIAALQVLRIMMETGEPLSELRKVLTPFPQVKRNLRVKAKPPEEELVKAQALVVETEQKLGGLGRVLLRYSGTEPLIRLLVEGRDPEYIERQADRIVEAIREQIGE, encoded by the coding sequence ATGGTTGCAGTTGAATCGGTGGCGCATCCGCGTTATGGGCGCAGCTTCATGGCTGCAAAAAAGAGAAAATACTTTGGAACGGACGGGGTGCGTGGCGTGGCGAATCAAGTGCCGATGACGCCGGAATTTGTGCTTCGATTGGGACAGGCGGCGGCGCAGGTTTTGGTGACCAAAACGAGAGGTGAGGGAAGATCGCGGCCACGGTGTGTGATCGGCAAGGACACGCGTTGTTCGGGGGGGATGCTGGAGGCGGCTTTGACGGCAGGATTGAATTCGGCCGGAGTCGATGTGGTGTTGTGCGGGGTGTTGCCGACGCCGGGCGTGGCGTATTTGGTGACGCAGGAGAAGGCGGACTTCGGCGCGGTGATTTCGGCTTCACACAATCCGTTTTATGACAACGGCGTGAAGTTTGTTGGTGGTGATGGCTACAAACTGACGGATGAGCAGGAGCTGGCGATTGAGGCGGCGATGGAAGTGGAACTGACGGACCGGGTGCGGAATGGGGAGGTGGGCGGAGTGAGTGTGCTGGCGGATGCGCAGGAGCGGTATATTCAACTGGCGATTGGCAGCATGCAGGGTCGGAGACTGGACGGTTTACGCATTGCTTTGGACAATGCCAACGGGGCGGCCAGTGTGACGAGCACGGAGGCGTTGCGTCGTTTGGGAGCGGAGGTGCAGGTGTTTCATTCGTCGCCGGACGGGGTGAACATCAATGAGAATTGTGGTTGCACGCATGGGGAGATCATTGAGGGGATTGTGAAGTCGACGGGAGTGCAGGTGGGGGTGTCGCATGATGGGGATGCGGACCGGGTATTGCTATGCGATGAGACGGGCTCGCGCTTGAGTGGGGATGAGTTGATTGCGGTGGCGGCGGCAAGCATGTTGCGGAAGGGGACGCTGAACCAGAATACGGTGGTGGCGACGGTGATGAGCAACTACGGGTTGGATGAGTTGATCAATGGATTGGGTGGGCGGGTGATCCGCACGGGCGTGGGGGATCGGTATGTGATCGCTGCGATGCGTGCACAGGATCTGAATTTTGGAGCGGAGGAGAGTGGGCACATCGTTTTTCGCGATCACGTGACGACGGGGGACGGGTTGATTGCGGCGTTACAGGTGCTGCGGATCATGATGGAGACGGGCGAGCCGTTGAGTGAACTGCGCAAGGTATTGACGCCGTTTCCGCAGGTGAAGCGCAATCTACGGGTGAAGGCCAAACCGCCGGAAGAGGAGCTGGTGAAAGCGCAGGCGCTGGTGGTGGAGACGGAGCAGAAGTTAGGCGGCCTGGGGAGGGTTTTGTTACGATACTCAGGGACGGAACCGTTGATCCGGTTGTTGGTGGAGGGGCGAGATCCAGAGTATATTGAGCGTCAGGCGGATCGGATTGTGGAGGCGATTCGCGAGCAGATTGGGGAGTAA
- the cdaA gene encoding diadenylate cyclase CdaA: MWEFITLHWKDGIEILILAVLLYQGYRFLKATRGARILTGLLTLMLGLTLISQLLELDVMNWLLSHFSVFLAVGLVVIFQPELRRVLAELGSHRFFSLNSAEAANVDLLLETMVELSHKRHGALFALQRGIDLKQFAESGVMMDAKLSSELIRTVFFPKTALHDGGMIVEQGRIVAAGCVFPVSQKEMSDRSIGLRHRAGLGVSEESDAVALIVSEETGALSMCYRGKLEHDLELNKLKSRLQQILMFGDDEDADSEEGAK, encoded by the coding sequence ATGTGGGAGTTCATTACATTGCATTGGAAGGACGGGATTGAGATCCTGATTCTGGCGGTGCTATTGTATCAGGGCTACCGGTTTCTGAAAGCGACTCGTGGCGCGCGCATTCTGACGGGGTTGCTGACTTTGATGCTGGGGCTGACGTTGATTTCGCAGCTATTGGAGCTGGATGTGATGAACTGGTTGTTGAGCCATTTCTCGGTGTTTCTGGCGGTGGGCTTGGTGGTGATTTTCCAGCCGGAGTTGCGAAGGGTATTGGCGGAGCTGGGGTCGCACCGATTTTTTTCGCTGAACTCGGCGGAGGCGGCGAATGTGGATTTGCTGTTGGAGACGATGGTGGAGCTTTCGCACAAGCGGCATGGGGCTTTGTTTGCGTTGCAGCGGGGGATCGATTTGAAGCAGTTTGCGGAGAGCGGCGTGATGATGGATGCGAAGTTGTCGTCGGAGCTGATCCGGACGGTGTTTTTCCCCAAGACGGCGTTGCATGATGGGGGGATGATCGTGGAGCAGGGGCGGATCGTGGCGGCGGGATGTGTGTTTCCGGTGAGCCAGAAGGAGATGTCGGATCGGAGCATTGGCTTGCGGCACCGAGCTGGCCTGGGGGTTTCCGAGGAGTCGGATGCGGTGGCGCTGATTGTAAGCGAGGAGACAGGTGCGTTGTCGATGTGTTATCGCGGGAAGCTGGAGCACGATCTTGAGTTGAACAAACTGAAGTCGCGGTTGCAGCAGATCCTGATGTTTGGGGATGATGAAGACGCGGATAGCGAGGAGGGGGCGAAGTGA